Proteins encoded in a region of the Pseudomonas shahriarae genome:
- a CDS encoding chromosome segregation protein SMC, producing the protein MNTIQELKDRRDELTLEMESIRLDLAPFEEALENPEVIQQGRQRAVQDEINDHKRRIDSRDHEIYRLNQKINRLEALANRESLAAGYLSGIANWKADEMELNEKRSSIETRLQQVRQSDQEDMAKARQAETDAATAYAQAVAWGDVEGEKAANAEAQKAAKNLTAAVEHHRRQQLLITALEQELVTIDQHITEAQKERAKIENQAAHLANTVLEEQWNEAAKALLETGGKLWAARKLINRDPVALLNLDIPEQGESFGSWTFRELAERSHQHSLLDLLAA; encoded by the coding sequence ATGAACACTATCCAAGAACTGAAAGACCGCCGCGACGAACTGACCCTAGAAATGGAGAGCATTCGGCTCGACCTGGCGCCGTTCGAAGAAGCGCTGGAAAACCCGGAGGTTATCCAGCAGGGCCGTCAACGGGCAGTGCAAGATGAAATCAACGATCACAAAAGACGCATCGACTCACGAGATCATGAGATCTATCGCCTGAATCAAAAAATCAATCGCCTCGAGGCTCTGGCGAACCGTGAGAGCTTGGCTGCGGGTTACCTGAGCGGCATTGCGAACTGGAAAGCCGACGAGATGGAGCTTAACGAAAAGCGAAGCAGCATCGAGACCAGGTTGCAGCAAGTCCGCCAGAGCGATCAGGAAGACATGGCAAAGGCTCGACAAGCTGAAACGGACGCAGCCACCGCTTATGCGCAGGCTGTCGCCTGGGGCGATGTGGAAGGCGAGAAAGCCGCTAACGCCGAAGCTCAAAAGGCAGCAAAAAACCTTACGGCGGCGGTTGAGCATCACCGCCGCCAACAGTTGCTCATCACGGCGCTGGAGCAGGAGCTCGTGACGATTGATCAGCACATCACAGAGGCACAAAAAGAACGCGCCAAGATCGAAAACCAAGCGGCTCATCTGGCAAACACTGTGCTGGAAGAGCAATGGAACGAGGCCGCAAAAGCACTACTGGAGACCGGTGGCAAGTTGTGGGCTGCCCGCAAACTGATTAATCGTGATCCGGTTGCGCTGCTGAATCTGGACATCCCTGAGCAAGGTGAAAGCTTCGGAAGCTGGACCTTCCGAGAACTTGCAGAACGATCACACCAACACAGCCTGCTTGACCTGTTGGCGGCCTAA
- the drt4 gene encoding antiviral reverse transcriptase Drt4 translates to MKEFTSPFSSIPLGLSPERHFSEALTRWNYFPNQKDSASELPPCFTTRRFTPEIAEELSKLPIQDARRQHWFDLVEYRVTRYNNISRTLALLHPLSYARLHARIMASYEEIAGLTSSNQSAIKIEEHIDGRIIIMNYESHDDRTSAALEGTFGKRFRAHTDISNCFGSVYTHSLEWAIQGYEEAKNNLFAKPKHWSSLLDAAFRNTKRNETSGLPIGPAASNIAVEIILCRIDKVLEGHNFIFTRYIDDYTAYCETHDEAQNFIRLLGQELASYRLSLNLNKTTIKELPEPLQDPWTSLLNNALPKRTDSEGILTLSTSEAINFLDFAVHLNKETPDGSVLRYAIGAIASRGTSDAAIAIFNYTLNLAWHFPALLPLLEKIDARSDAYDVDATHDKLNKIIKINALHRRSDGMCWALYYLKQLNREPGEDEIKEVIKSKDCAAITMLCKFNNSIALAKDYALRVIENATLYELDQNWLLLYELFLHNHINNPYQTESTFDVLKKYDVSFFYPADRTSHAEQFCHVLSNPFQIPGQTVPFNQWMQRRVAPLPPPKPPSLFG, encoded by the coding sequence TTGAAAGAGTTCACTAGTCCATTCTCTAGCATTCCACTAGGTCTTTCTCCTGAGCGACATTTCTCAGAAGCTTTGACAAGATGGAATTACTTCCCGAATCAGAAAGATTCAGCCAGCGAACTGCCTCCTTGTTTTACAACAAGGCGTTTTACGCCAGAAATCGCCGAGGAGCTCTCAAAACTTCCTATTCAGGATGCTCGAAGACAGCACTGGTTCGATCTTGTTGAATACCGCGTAACTAGATACAATAATATCTCCCGAACTCTAGCTCTATTACACCCACTTTCTTATGCAAGATTGCATGCGAGAATTATGGCCAGCTACGAGGAAATAGCGGGATTGACGTCCAGCAACCAAAGCGCCATTAAAATAGAAGAGCATATTGATGGACGAATCATCATCATGAACTATGAAAGTCATGATGATCGCACCAGTGCCGCTCTTGAAGGAACTTTTGGGAAACGATTTCGCGCCCACACAGATATTTCTAACTGCTTTGGCTCCGTTTATACGCACTCCCTGGAATGGGCCATACAAGGATACGAAGAAGCAAAGAATAATCTTTTTGCAAAACCGAAACATTGGAGCAGTCTTCTAGACGCTGCATTCAGGAACACAAAAAGAAACGAAACCTCTGGCCTTCCTATTGGGCCAGCAGCCTCCAATATAGCCGTAGAGATAATTTTGTGTCGAATTGACAAGGTGCTTGAAGGGCATAATTTTATCTTTACACGATATATAGATGACTACACAGCATACTGCGAAACCCATGACGAAGCACAAAATTTCATCCGATTACTGGGGCAAGAGCTCGCCAGCTATAGACTATCCCTAAACTTAAATAAAACCACCATTAAAGAGCTGCCCGAACCCTTACAAGACCCATGGACCTCTTTGCTTAACAATGCTCTACCGAAGCGTACAGATAGCGAAGGAATACTTACACTGAGCACTAGCGAGGCAATCAACTTTCTTGACTTTGCCGTCCACCTTAACAAAGAAACTCCAGATGGCAGCGTGCTCAGATATGCTATCGGCGCTATAGCTTCTCGAGGAACTAGTGACGCCGCGATTGCAATTTTTAACTATACTTTAAATCTTGCATGGCACTTCCCAGCCTTACTTCCACTACTTGAAAAAATTGATGCTCGCTCAGATGCATACGATGTAGATGCAACACATGACAAACTTAACAAGATCATTAAAATAAATGCCTTGCATAGACGCTCGGACGGAATGTGTTGGGCGCTTTATTATTTGAAGCAGTTAAATCGCGAGCCTGGCGAAGATGAAATCAAGGAGGTGATCAAATCAAAGGACTGCGCAGCGATTACCATGCTATGCAAATTCAACAACTCTATCGCTCTCGCCAAAGATTATGCACTTAGAGTTATCGAAAACGCAACCCTTTATGAACTAGATCAAAATTGGCTATTGCTTTACGAACTATTCTTACATAATCACATTAACAACCCCTACCAAACTGAAAGCACATTCGATGTCTTAAAAAAATACGATGTATCCTTTTTTTATCCTGCTGACAGAACAAGTCACGCAGAACAATTCTGCCACGTCCTTTCAAACCCGTTCCAAATTCCCGGTCAAACGGTGCCTTTCAATCAGTGGATGCAAAGACGTGTAGCACCACTACCTCCTCCTAAACCTCCATCTCTTTTTGGATGA
- a CDS encoding PH domain-containing protein yields the protein MIDFNNKGFFKLKQNNEYAERVASLLLDDEQVVDAYKAMRDGVVFTTKRIIAVNVQGITGSKKDFTSLPYKNIVAYSVETSGTFDLDSELEIYFSSLGKVKFEFTGKTSMVEISRLISKHLLG from the coding sequence ATGATCGACTTCAACAACAAAGGCTTCTTCAAGCTCAAGCAAAACAATGAATACGCCGAACGCGTTGCATCCCTGCTGCTCGATGACGAACAGGTAGTAGATGCCTACAAAGCCATGCGCGACGGCGTAGTGTTTACCACCAAGCGCATCATCGCCGTAAACGTGCAAGGCATCACCGGCAGCAAGAAGGACTTCACGTCCCTGCCGTACAAAAACATTGTCGCGTACTCGGTGGAAACCTCCGGCACGTTCGACCTGGATTCGGAGTTGGAGATCTACTTCTCGTCATTGGGCAAAGTGAAGTTCGAGTTCACGGGCAAGACCTCGATGGTGGAAATCTCCAGGCTGATTTCCAAACACCTGCTGGGTTGA
- a CDS encoding colicin E3/pyocin S6 family cytotoxin, which produces MPERAYPITEEEQLKQRILTPKPSRAPCPAPIDLLGPVPASIPTPVKRPGCVFTKPCQLPDGIVRYSNPTGYVPLELISEYGHFSLLGGREVDSQGEVALRKISGSALPVGLGQLALRSAVVESAATAVGTTAGGLLAGLVALAWPSALADSALYSDEQLRSLQQARSQMRLHIEQREDGTLQGYGFYTGNHTDWQMIDVVQPQSRGDQFVADLGDGVELIWTPATDPGDTLGIPALEAAPQAPVIWIYPPTERARQILVNPIYPPEYRDFILVFPIESGLRPLYVVVSVRAGDHKYHPKPKYLTAFPKAVRAQSKTLINGGGGLRPRWKDADGYLYEWDFERGKVEKYNKRGRHLGEFDPITGARTKGPEDKRRITP; this is translated from the coding sequence ATGCCAGAGCGCGCATATCCCATCACCGAAGAGGAACAGCTGAAACAGCGGATTCTGACGCCAAAACCGTCGCGAGCGCCCTGTCCTGCGCCTATCGACTTGCTCGGCCCAGTACCCGCCTCGATACCGACACCTGTAAAACGACCCGGCTGCGTCTTTACCAAACCCTGCCAACTGCCCGACGGCATCGTTCGCTACTCCAACCCCACCGGCTATGTACCTCTGGAGTTGATCAGCGAATACGGACACTTCAGCCTGCTGGGTGGGCGCGAGGTGGACAGCCAGGGCGAAGTGGCCCTGCGCAAGATCAGTGGCAGTGCGCTGCCCGTCGGCTTGGGTCAGCTGGCGTTGCGTTCTGCGGTCGTGGAATCAGCCGCCACCGCTGTTGGCACCACGGCCGGTGGGCTGCTGGCAGGTCTGGTGGCGTTGGCATGGCCATCGGCGTTGGCTGACAGCGCGCTGTATAGCGATGAGCAACTGCGCTCGCTGCAACAGGCGCGTTCGCAGATGCGTTTGCACATCGAGCAGCGCGAGGACGGAACACTTCAGGGCTATGGGTTTTACACCGGTAACCATACCGATTGGCAGATGATTGATGTGGTGCAACCACAGAGCCGTGGCGATCAGTTTGTGGCAGATCTGGGTGATGGCGTTGAGTTGATCTGGACGCCCGCCACTGATCCTGGCGATACCCTCGGCATCCCCGCATTGGAAGCTGCGCCACAAGCACCGGTGATATGGATTTATCCGCCGACGGAGCGAGCCCGGCAGATTCTGGTGAACCCGATATACCCGCCGGAGTATCGGGATTTTATTTTGGTGTTTCCGATAGAGTCGGGTCTCAGGCCGCTTTATGTAGTGGTGAGTGTTCGTGCGGGAGACCACAAATACCACCCAAAACCAAAATATCTGACTGCATTCCCAAAAGCAGTCCGCGCACAAAGTAAAACACTGATAAACGGCGGAGGAGGGCTTAGACCTCGCTGGAAAGATGCGGACGGCTATCTTTATGAGTGGGACTTTGAACGAGGAAAGGTGGAAAAATATAACAAACGAGGGAGGCATCTGGGAGAGTTCGACCCTATCACTGGTGCACGCACCAAAGGCCCAGAGGACAAACGGAGAATAACGCCATGA
- a CDS encoding MFS transporter, which yields MNRAQTLPAPAVRSASFRFAQWRMLLAAMFCYLFFYTGRQTFGFAIPGIQAEFGLTKEVLGWISAAMLWSYAIGQAINGNLADKFGGRRIMTLGAVLSCGANWVTSFASGFAGLILPWGINGYFQALGWAPGSRLISNWWSASERGRVYGFYVFAAGCASVLSYVTSIVVLEVLQLEWRWIFRLPVLLMLAGGILFYLVARERPQDLGFEPLADTGVANAEDKGHEVAHGEEETSAQRYKAVLKNARLIIAAVSLGFQNAARYGLIVWVPVHFLGANWKSGDSMIDPKWITVALPVGMAVGALSNGWVSDKLFGSKRYLAIMLYMFLGAATSLWMWSLPPHSAIGLVALFLCGFFVYGPASSFWALCPDLVGAKRAGTATGVMNFSSYLFAGLAEPLIGSMLDSTGNTSLIFIVVTSACLCSAVVALFIRR from the coding sequence ATGAATCGTGCACAAACCCTGCCTGCCCCTGCCGTTCGCTCGGCGTCGTTCCGTTTTGCCCAGTGGCGCATGCTGCTCGCGGCGATGTTTTGTTACCTGTTTTTCTACACTGGGCGCCAGACCTTCGGCTTCGCCATCCCGGGAATCCAGGCCGAGTTCGGCCTGACCAAGGAAGTGCTGGGCTGGATCTCGGCCGCCATGCTCTGGTCCTATGCCATCGGCCAGGCGATCAACGGCAACCTGGCCGATAAGTTCGGCGGACGGCGCATTATGACCCTGGGCGCGGTGCTGTCCTGTGGCGCCAACTGGGTCACCAGTTTTGCCAGTGGTTTTGCCGGGTTGATCCTGCCGTGGGGCATCAACGGTTACTTCCAGGCCCTGGGCTGGGCGCCGGGTAGTCGCTTGATCTCCAACTGGTGGAGCGCCAGCGAGCGCGGCCGGGTCTATGGCTTCTACGTGTTCGCCGCCGGCTGCGCGTCGGTGCTGTCCTATGTGACCTCCATCGTGGTGTTGGAGGTGCTGCAACTGGAATGGCGCTGGATCTTCCGCCTGCCGGTCCTGTTGATGTTGGCCGGGGGTATCCTGTTTTACCTGGTGGCCCGTGAGCGCCCACAGGACCTGGGCTTCGAACCCCTGGCCGATACCGGCGTGGCCAACGCCGAGGACAAGGGCCATGAAGTGGCCCACGGCGAAGAGGAAACCTCGGCCCAGCGCTACAAGGCAGTGCTGAAAAACGCGCGCCTGATCATTGCCGCCGTGTCCCTGGGTTTCCAGAACGCTGCGCGCTACGGCCTGATCGTGTGGGTGCCGGTGCATTTCCTCGGCGCCAACTGGAAAAGCGGCGACAGCATGATCGATCCAAAGTGGATCACCGTCGCCCTGCCGGTGGGCATGGCCGTCGGCGCCCTGAGCAATGGCTGGGTGTCGGACAAGCTGTTCGGCTCCAAGCGCTACCTGGCGATCATGCTCTATATGTTCCTCGGCGCCGCGACCAGCCTGTGGATGTGGAGCCTGCCACCCCATAGCGCGATCGGCCTGGTGGCGCTGTTTCTCTGCGGGTTCTTTGTCTACGGCCCGGCGTCCAGCTTCTGGGCTTTGTGCCCGGACCTGGTGGGTGCCAAGCGCGCAGGCACGGCCACGGGTGTGATGAACTTCTCGTCTTATCTGTTCGCCGGCCTGGCAGAACCGCTGATCGGCAGTATGCTCGACAGTACCGGCAATACGTCGCTGATCTTCATCGTCGTCACCTCGGCCTGCCTGTGCAGCGCGGTGGTGGCCCTGTTTATCCGCCGTTGA
- a CDS encoding DUF7683 domain-containing protein → MKHLIYVVPVGSDDVSIEIPLRLQAKDLLPIMGWKTENECIYDYLLTHQQIDEIEKLTSQSFPRNASIYLACDD, encoded by the coding sequence ATGAAACATTTGATCTATGTAGTCCCCGTAGGATCCGACGATGTTTCGATTGAAATCCCGCTCCGCCTGCAAGCCAAGGATTTGCTGCCCATCATGGGCTGGAAAACCGAGAACGAATGCATCTATGACTACCTACTTACACACCAACAGATAGATGAAATTGAAAAGCTCACATCACAGTCTTTTCCAAGAAACGCATCCATTTACTTGGCTTGCGACGATTGA
- the psrA gene encoding iron-containing alcohol dehydrogenase PsrA: MTARFHNPVDTRFGWGCLQDLASITAQQTVALVTFPEARGLGLVERIQGLLGERLVYVVEDVQPNPDVAQLRETYERFWLQAGDCDVVLAVGGGSAIDTAKALIVGTESGQFDELLALLATGQPFVPAHCKTLIAAPTTAGTGSEVTPWATIWDSASHKKYSLHLDCTWPKVAIVDPQLMLTVPAGVTVSTGLDALSHALEAIWNINANPISDTFAVSAIEDILECLPPLRRDLGNQELRSRMALAALKAGLAFSNTKTALAHSISYEMTLHHGLPHGIACSFTLPLVLGLAWGHDAARDRTLQRVFGDDLDKAQTRLRNFLHSLEVKTEFADYGVTPTEAAAMIRFALQGARGKNFIGSKAA; the protein is encoded by the coding sequence ATGACTGCCCGATTCCATAACCCGGTAGACACCCGCTTCGGCTGGGGCTGCCTGCAAGACCTGGCCAGTATCACTGCGCAGCAGACCGTCGCCCTCGTCACCTTCCCGGAGGCCCGTGGCCTGGGCTTGGTCGAGCGGATCCAGGGATTGCTGGGCGAGCGTCTGGTGTATGTCGTCGAGGATGTGCAGCCCAATCCCGATGTCGCGCAATTGCGTGAAACCTACGAGCGCTTCTGGCTGCAAGCCGGGGATTGCGATGTGGTGCTGGCCGTCGGTGGCGGCAGTGCGATTGATACGGCCAAGGCGCTGATTGTCGGCACTGAGTCCGGGCAGTTCGATGAATTACTGGCATTGTTGGCGACCGGCCAGCCGTTTGTGCCGGCGCACTGCAAGACCTTGATCGCTGCGCCGACCACGGCGGGCACCGGCAGTGAGGTGACGCCCTGGGCGACAATCTGGGATTCGGCCAGCCACAAGAAGTATTCCCTGCACCTGGATTGCACCTGGCCGAAGGTGGCGATTGTCGACCCACAATTGATGCTGACCGTACCGGCCGGGGTCACGGTGTCGACGGGGCTGGACGCCTTGTCCCACGCGCTGGAGGCGATCTGGAACATCAATGCCAATCCGATTTCGGACACGTTCGCGGTATCGGCCATCGAGGACATCCTGGAATGCCTGCCACCGCTGCGGCGCGACCTCGGTAATCAGGAGTTGCGCTCGCGCATGGCCTTGGCCGCGCTCAAGGCCGGCCTGGCGTTTTCCAATACCAAGACTGCGCTAGCCCACTCCATTTCCTACGAGATGACCCTGCACCACGGCCTGCCCCATGGCATCGCCTGCTCCTTTACCTTGCCGCTGGTCCTTGGCTTGGCGTGGGGACATGACGCGGCGCGGGATCGCACCCTGCAACGGGTGTTCGGTGATGACCTGGACAAAGCCCAGACCCGATTGCGCAACTTCCTGCATAGCCTGGAGGTAAAAACCGAGTTTGCCGATTACGGCGTCACGCCCACCGAGGCCGCCGCGATGATCCGCTTCGCCCTGCAAGGTGCACGCGGCAAAAACTTTATCGGTTCGAAAGCCGCCTAG
- a CDS encoding MAE_28990/MAE_18760 family HEPN-like nuclease: MFEATRNGATDRLSQAFALINTIKMIEDKSEVAEAVKTQKGLVFILLYAALEYTATSIVSEFLTHLKTEVVKNHELKIFYLAVTLDANFKSLIACSDKTFWSKKTSIIEAFHSQDAAKIDDSIFPATGTNIAFDQLEHIWKIFHLAGSPLPAGVAVFHLSELREHRNAIAHGRETAASVGRRFSSETLTARYNLIALLCEHIISTFEDITHTKAYLK, translated from the coding sequence ATGTTTGAGGCTACGCGCAATGGTGCGACGGACCGACTTAGCCAAGCCTTTGCGCTAATCAATACTATCAAAATGATCGAAGACAAGAGCGAAGTGGCGGAAGCGGTAAAAACGCAAAAAGGATTAGTCTTCATATTGCTATATGCTGCATTAGAATATACCGCAACCTCAATTGTTTCTGAATTTCTTACTCACCTCAAAACAGAAGTCGTTAAAAACCATGAACTAAAGATATTTTATTTAGCAGTAACATTGGACGCAAATTTTAAATCTTTAATTGCATGTAGCGACAAAACCTTTTGGAGCAAAAAAACGTCCATCATTGAAGCCTTTCATTCACAAGATGCTGCCAAAATTGATGATTCGATTTTTCCTGCCACAGGAACCAATATAGCTTTCGATCAATTAGAGCATATTTGGAAAATTTTCCACCTAGCCGGTTCCCCGCTCCCTGCCGGAGTAGCAGTTTTTCACCTCAGCGAGTTACGAGAACATCGCAACGCCATAGCTCATGGGCGGGAAACCGCTGCAAGTGTTGGAAGGCGATTTTCCTCCGAGACTCTTACGGCGCGCTACAACTTAATAGCACTACTTTGCGAGCACATAATCTCAACATTTGAAGATATCACACACACGAAAGCATATTTAAAATAG
- a CDS encoding DUF262 domain-containing protein produces the protein MTDHLEQLEKERRKVDFDTFDISVKELASMAEQDIINIAPAYQRQFRWPAANQSKLIESVFLGIPVPSLFMAANKDGTWELIDGVQRLSTLIHFSGTDEQLEKFGFPSGLRLQGLEVLSKFNGLRFNDLPQTLRLKFSLRPLKVTTLSDKSDLKVRFDLFERLNTGGIKLTDQEIRTCVFRGQFNDFLSELSENEDFRTVVNVPTSKENDGTYGELALRFFAYFHNKENFDHSVVGFLNDYMSESSKNFNYKKNRKLFEKTFSELSKLLPEGIRRGNRKLTPVNLYEAVAVGAAQAIDEGKDISQSDPSTFMNDDELTALTSEASNSRVRVLKRVQYCYERFSDDV, from the coding sequence ATGACCGACCATCTAGAGCAGCTCGAGAAAGAAAGGCGAAAAGTTGACTTTGATACGTTTGATATCTCTGTAAAAGAGCTCGCCTCAATGGCTGAGCAAGACATTATAAACATTGCTCCGGCCTATCAGCGCCAATTTCGTTGGCCTGCAGCGAATCAATCTAAACTGATTGAGTCTGTATTTCTCGGAATTCCAGTCCCAAGTCTATTCATGGCAGCCAACAAAGATGGTACTTGGGAGCTAATTGATGGTGTGCAACGACTTAGCACCCTTATACATTTCTCAGGCACCGATGAACAACTTGAAAAATTTGGATTCCCCAGTGGCCTGCGCTTACAGGGACTCGAAGTGCTCTCAAAGTTCAATGGCCTTCGATTCAACGACCTTCCTCAAACTCTGCGATTAAAGTTTTCGCTTCGCCCTCTAAAAGTTACCACGCTCAGTGATAAAAGCGACCTAAAAGTAAGATTTGATCTTTTTGAACGCCTGAATACAGGAGGAATAAAATTAACTGATCAAGAGATCAGAACATGCGTCTTCAGAGGCCAGTTTAATGACTTTCTTAGCGAGCTTTCCGAAAACGAAGATTTCCGAACCGTTGTCAACGTTCCTACCTCAAAAGAAAATGACGGAACTTATGGAGAGCTGGCACTGCGATTCTTTGCATATTTTCATAATAAGGAAAATTTTGACCATAGCGTGGTCGGCTTCCTAAATGACTACATGTCAGAATCATCAAAAAACTTTAATTACAAAAAGAATCGCAAGCTGTTCGAGAAGACCTTCAGTGAGCTTTCAAAGCTTTTACCCGAAGGCATTAGGCGCGGAAACAGAAAGCTCACCCCTGTGAATCTTTACGAAGCTGTGGCAGTCGGAGCGGCGCAGGCAATCGACGAAGGCAAGGACATCTCACAAAGCGACCCAAGCACCTTCATGAATGATGATGAACTTACAGCTTTAACTTCCGAGGCCAGCAACTCTAGAGTTAGGGTACTTAAACGAGTTCAATACTGCTACGAGAGATTCAGCGACGATGTTTGA